The Proteus vulgaris genome has a segment encoding these proteins:
- the cycA gene encoding D-alanine/D-serine/glycine permease has product MEEQTEISPPARVKNATLQRGLTNRHIQLIAIGGAIGTGLFMGSGKTISLAGPSIIFVYMIIGFVLFFVMRAMGELLLSNLEYKSFSDFAGDLLGPWAGFFVGWTYWFCWVITGIADIVAITSYISYWAPNFPEWGTSFICVLTLLILNLATVKLFGEMEFWFSMIKITAIVSLIVVGIVLISIGFESPAGHTAALQNIWNDGGMFPKGLSGFFAGFQIAIFAFVGIELVGTAAAETRNPEKSLPKAINAIPIRIITFYVLALAIIMSVTPWRSILADKSPFVELFVMIGIPAAASLVNFVVLTAAASSANSGIFSTSRMLFGLSKEGEAPKQFSQLSKRAVPANGLLFTSLCLSCGIVLIYFIPDVMHVFTLVTTVSALLFMFIWSMILCSYLAYRKKRPQLHEKSIYKMPLGIIMSWLCLAFFVFMTVLLAFEHDTRQALSVTPLWFIALAIGYQYVKKNKQKKNVQK; this is encoded by the coding sequence ATGGAAGAGCAAACAGAAATTTCTCCTCCCGCTAGAGTGAAAAATGCCACTCTACAACGCGGGCTAACAAATCGTCATATTCAATTAATTGCTATTGGTGGAGCTATTGGTACTGGTCTATTTATGGGATCAGGGAAAACCATTTCATTAGCAGGGCCATCAATTATTTTTGTCTATATGATAATCGGCTTTGTCTTGTTCTTTGTCATGAGAGCGATGGGAGAGTTATTATTATCAAATTTAGAATATAAGTCATTTAGTGATTTTGCTGGTGATTTATTAGGGCCTTGGGCTGGTTTTTTTGTTGGTTGGACTTATTGGTTTTGTTGGGTCATTACAGGGATTGCCGATATTGTTGCCATAACGTCTTATATTAGCTATTGGGCACCGAATTTTCCTGAATGGGGAACATCTTTTATTTGTGTGCTGACACTGCTTATTTTGAACTTAGCGACAGTAAAATTATTTGGGGAAATGGAATTTTGGTTCTCCATGATAAAAATAACAGCAATTGTTTCTTTGATTGTTGTGGGGATTGTTCTTATCAGTATTGGGTTTGAATCGCCAGCAGGGCACACAGCCGCGTTACAGAATATCTGGAATGATGGGGGGATGTTCCCCAAAGGGTTAAGTGGTTTTTTTGCGGGTTTCCAAATTGCTATTTTTGCTTTTGTCGGAATAGAGTTGGTAGGAACCGCTGCCGCTGAAACGCGTAATCCAGAAAAATCGTTGCCTAAAGCGATTAATGCTATTCCTATTCGTATTATTACTTTTTACGTATTGGCCTTAGCAATTATTATGTCGGTGACACCATGGCGCTCAATTTTGGCTGATAAAAGCCCATTTGTTGAACTGTTTGTTATGATAGGAATACCAGCCGCGGCAAGTTTGGTGAACTTTGTCGTATTAACGGCTGCAGCATCTTCTGCTAATAGTGGTATATTTTCCACAAGCCGTATGTTATTCGGTTTATCAAAAGAAGGCGAAGCACCAAAGCAGTTTAGTCAATTATCTAAACGGGCTGTACCTGCCAATGGACTGTTATTCACCAGCTTATGTTTATCATGTGGAATTGTATTAATTTACTTTATCCCTGATGTAATGCATGTATTTACCTTGGTCACGACAGTGTCGGCGTTATTATTTATGTTTATCTGGAGTATGATTTTATGCTCTTATTTAGCGTATCGTAAAAAACGCCCACAACTGCATGAGAAATCTATTTATAAAATGCCATTGGGTATTATTATGTCATGGCTATGTCTTGCTTTCTTTGTCTTTATGACCGTGCTCTTAGCCTTTGAGCATGATACTCGCCAGGCATTAAGTGTGACACCATTGTGGTTTATTGCTCTAGCAATAGGCTATCAATATGTTAAAAAGAACAAACAGAAAAAGAATGTTCAAAAATAA
- the uspF_2 gene encoding universal stress protein: protein MYKNILVPIDIDEDNLMNKAIPLVEDIAKNEDPYVHFLYVLPKLPQSSYYRLVMSGDQLDQGCLKTSAKKELKKIIERFDLPEDRMQTHICIGTPRDVILQVADEVNADLIVIGSHNPEDDSYYLGSTAADITRYAKRSVMVVR, encoded by the coding sequence ATGTATAAGAATATTTTGGTTCCCATTGATATTGATGAAGATAACCTGATGAACAAAGCAATTCCGTTAGTGGAAGACATTGCAAAAAATGAAGATCCTTATGTTCACTTTTTGTATGTACTCCCGAAGCTTCCACAATCTTCTTATTATCGACTAGTTATGAGCGGTGATCAATTAGATCAAGGATGCTTAAAAACGTCAGCTAAGAAAGAGCTAAAAAAAATTATTGAACGGTTTGATTTACCTGAAGATAGAATGCAAACACATATTTGCATAGGCACACCACGAGATGTCATATTGCAGGTTGCCGATGAAGTAAACGCAGATTTAATCGTGATTGGTTCGCATAATCCTGAAGATGATTCTTATTATTTAGGTTCAACTGCTGCAGATATTACACGTTATGCAAAGCGTTCTGTTATGGTAGTAAGATAA
- a CDS encoding metallo-beta-lactamase superfamily protein: protein MLKITALLENKSINPELSHYPGLSFLLEDDEYQTNILFDTGKDLTFISNAKKMGIDLTTLKTIVVSHGHYDHFGGLTHLPVDFFTHKPRIVAHPYLFSVRYSALFLGNKNIKFKRLAPLFDRAKLEAQFSFELTQTPLTIDEKFIYSGQVTQRQVNKRYGVIIHESGEENDYVLDDSFLVWQGKKGLVLITGCSHSGIESIIEHAKKITGNSQIQAIVGGLHLRCATPFALQRAKKAIDKNIDVYGCHCTGVLGRRYLNAKDFNAGQSLSFE from the coding sequence ATGTTAAAAATCACTGCATTACTAGAAAACAAATCAATTAATCCTGAACTTAGTCATTACCCAGGTCTGTCATTCTTGTTGGAAGATGATGAGTATCAAACTAATATTCTCTTTGATACAGGAAAAGATCTAACGTTTATCTCAAACGCAAAAAAAATGGGGATTGACTTAACTACACTAAAAACAATTGTTGTTTCTCATGGGCATTATGATCACTTCGGTGGCTTAACACACTTACCAGTCGATTTTTTTACTCATAAACCACGAATTGTCGCTCATCCTTACCTATTTTCAGTCCGCTATTCAGCGCTTTTTTTAGGTAATAAAAATATTAAATTTAAACGTTTAGCACCTTTATTTGATCGAGCAAAACTTGAAGCTCAGTTTTCTTTTGAATTAACGCAAACTCCGTTAACAATTGACGAAAAATTTATCTATTCAGGGCAGGTAACTCAACGACAAGTGAATAAACGCTATGGCGTTATTATTCATGAATCAGGTGAGGAAAATGATTACGTGCTTGATGATAGTTTTCTGGTTTGGCAAGGAAAGAAAGGTTTAGTGCTTATAACCGGTTGTAGTCATTCTGGTATTGAATCCATTATTGAGCACGCAAAAAAAATAACAGGGAATAGCCAAATTCAAGCGATTGTAGGAGGGCTACATCTGCGTTGTGCAACGCCTTTTGCATTACAACGCGCTAAAAAAGCAATAGACAAAAATATTGATGTGTATGGATGTCATTGTACTGGCGTATTAGGGCGAAGATATCTTAATGCGAAAGATTTTAATGCAGGACAATCTTTATCTTTTGAGTAG
- the uspF_3 gene encoding universal stress protein, whose protein sequence is MANKYLVAIDLLEDNRIQRMIADIQFLGSKPENYFHFITVMPNLRSLEAYGLNCDSPSVVEKKQQALILLTEKLERCVKQQFNLPKEQYQCHAVIGTPNYNILELAENIDADTIIIGSSSRNQRNILLGSTADYIVNNTSRSVMVIRK, encoded by the coding sequence ATGGCTAACAAATACCTTGTTGCAATTGATTTATTAGAAGATAACAGAATTCAACGTATGATCGCAGATATTCAATTTCTTGGTTCAAAACCAGAAAATTATTTCCATTTTATTACAGTGATGCCTAATTTACGCTCTTTAGAAGCTTATGGGCTTAATTGTGACAGCCCTTCTGTCGTTGAAAAAAAACAACAAGCTTTAATTTTATTAACTGAGAAATTAGAGCGATGTGTAAAACAACAATTTAACCTACCCAAAGAGCAATATCAATGCCATGCCGTTATTGGCACACCCAACTATAATATTCTAGAGCTAGCTGAAAATATTGATGCTGACACTATCATTATAGGTTCAAGCTCACGCAATCAACGTAATATATTGTTAGGCTCTACTGCGGATTATATTGTCAATAACACCTCACGTTCAGTGATGGTTATTCGTAAGTAA
- the psiE gene encoding phosphate-starvation-inducible protein PsiE has translation MRKSSEDLLKCIATILQWVLNIGLLILAIVLVSFLIKETYVIASLLFNLGAEESSYQLLEGILIYFLYFEFIALIVKYFLSGGHFPLRYFIYIGITAIVRLIIVEHKNSVDTLIQSGAILLLVIALFIANTEKLKRS, from the coding sequence ATGAGAAAATCAAGCGAAGACTTACTGAAATGTATTGCTACCATATTACAGTGGGTGCTTAATATTGGGTTACTTATTTTAGCGATTGTATTAGTCAGTTTTCTTATAAAAGAAACGTATGTAATTGCTTCATTATTATTTAATTTAGGTGCCGAAGAGTCCTCTTATCAACTACTCGAAGGTATTTTAATCTACTTTCTTTATTTTGAGTTTATTGCACTTATTGTTAAATATTTTTTATCTGGTGGGCATTTTCCACTTAGATATTTTATTTATATCGGTATAACCGCAATTGTACGTCTAATTATTGTTGAGCATAAAAACTCAGTTGATACGTTAATTCAATCAGGTGCAATTTTACTGTTAGTTATTGCGCTATTTATTGCTAATACTGAAAAACTAAAACGAAGTTGA
- the rrmA gene encoding ribosomal RNA large subunit methyltransferase A gives MREVCYYLSQFYPGLYKNITMSYQCPLCYQALSLRAHSWVCENNHQFDCAKEGYVNLLPVQFKRSKEPGDSAEMINARREFLDAGFYQPMRDKVADLVQTLLSEKNSVVLDIGCGEGYYTNQFYQNLKLHNPQVYGLDVSKVAIKSAAKRYSSIHFCVASSQRLPFCDASLNAVIRIYAPCNSDELARVIAHNGYIITVTPAPRHLYQLKALIYSDVHLHPLKEEHFEGFNKVSEHQVAYMMNLNGKQASDLLQMTPFAWRASEEVKKQLADSAQVECETDFLIRVYQRHA, from the coding sequence TTGAGAGAGGTATGTTATTATCTTTCTCAATTTTATCCGGGGTTATACAAAAATATTACTATGTCTTATCAATGTCCATTATGTTATCAGGCACTTTCTCTTCGGGCACACAGTTGGGTATGTGAAAACAATCATCAATTTGATTGTGCGAAAGAAGGGTATGTGAATTTGCTACCAGTGCAATTTAAACGCTCGAAAGAGCCGGGTGATAGCGCTGAAATGATAAATGCTCGCCGTGAATTTTTAGATGCAGGCTTTTACCAGCCAATGAGAGATAAAGTGGCTGATTTAGTACAAACATTATTGTCTGAAAAGAATAGCGTTGTGTTGGATATTGGTTGTGGTGAAGGTTATTACACTAACCAGTTTTATCAAAATTTAAAATTACATAATCCTCAAGTTTATGGTTTAGATGTTTCTAAAGTTGCGATTAAATCTGCTGCTAAACGTTATTCATCAATTCATTTTTGTGTAGCATCAAGTCAGCGTTTGCCTTTTTGTGATGCTTCTTTAAATGCAGTTATTCGTATTTATGCGCCTTGTAATAGTGATGAATTAGCAAGAGTGATTGCACATAATGGTTATATTATTACAGTTACACCCGCGCCTCGTCATCTCTATCAATTAAAAGCATTGATATATTCAGACGTACATCTTCATCCATTAAAAGAAGAACATTTTGAGGGATTTAATAAAGTATCAGAACATCAAGTTGCTTATATGATGAATTTAAACGGCAAGCAAGCAAGTGATTTATTGCAGATGACGCCTTTTGCATGGCGAGCAAGTGAAGAAGTAAAAAAACAATTGGCTGACAGTGCACAGGTTGAATGTGAAACAGATTTTTTAATTCGTGTTTACCAACGTCATGCTTAA